Sequence from the Microbacterium sp. AZCO genome:
GCAGCTGAAGGATGCCGCCAACGCCTCCGCGAGCTACGCGGGGACGACGGCGACGCAGACCGCGGACGTCGCCAAGCAAGTCGGCGGCGTCGCGCAGTCTGCGGGTGCCCTGGCTCAGACGATGGGCGGCCTCGCGCAGACGTGCCTCGCCTCCGGCGCGAGCCAGGCGTACTGCGACCAGGTGGGTGCTGCCGCGGCGAGCGCAGGAACGCTCGCGCAGAGCGCGGGCGGTGCGGCCCAGGCTGCCGTCACGGCGGCGACGAGCGCCGGCTACGCGAACGGCTATGCGGCGCCGACCGCGTCGGGCATCGCGGAGCTCATGGACAAGACGAGCGCGGGCCTCACGCAGCTCGCCGACGGAACCCGCGGCCTCGCCGACGGCCTCGACAAGCTGCAGTCCGGAACGGCCCAGTCGGCGGACGGCGCGCGCAAGCTCGCGTCGGGCGCCTCGCAGCTGAGCGGTGGCGGCGACCAGCTCGCGACGGGGGCGCAGAGCCTCGCCGACGGTGTGGCGCAGCTCGCCACCGGCACGAGCCAGCTGGCGTCGGGCCTGGACACCGCTGTGGCGCAGATCCCGTCGTACACGGATGCCGAGGCGAAGAGCCTCGCCGACGTCGTGTCCGACCCCGTGGCGGCCAAGGGCACGGGCGACAGCCTGTTCGGGGCATCCGCGATCCCGCTTCTCGCGACAGCCGCGCTGTGGTTCGGCGGCCTCGCGACGTTCGTCGCACTGCAGGCCGTGAGCCGTCGCGCGCTCGCCTCGCGGGCTCCGTCGGCCGCCCTCGCGTTCCGGGCGTTCCTCCCCGCGGCCGCCATCGGTGCGCTGCAGGGTCTGCTCGTGGCCGGCGTCGTGCAGATCGCGGCGTCGTACGACTGGGGCACGTGGTCGGTGTTCGCTGCGCTCTGCGTCGTCGCGGGAGTGGCCTTCGCCGCCGTGAACCAGGCGCTCGTCGCCGTGTTCGGAGGTGCGGGGCGCTGGATCGCAGCGCTCATCGGCGCCTTCCTGATCGCGACCGGTGTGGTCTCGACGGTGCCGGCCGTGCTCGCGTCCATCGCCTCGATCCTGCCGACCGCTCCGGCGTACAACGGGATGGTGTCGGCCCTCACGTCGACGTCGGGCGTGGGTGCGGGCTTCGCGGGCCTCATCATCTGGGCCGTGCTCGCCTTCATCGCGACGGTGCTGGCGGTGGTCCGTCGCCGCACGATCTCGGCGCGGGCTCTGATCGAGCCGGCCGTCGCGACGGCCTGACCCCGAGGCCACGCATTTCCGCACGAGCCGAGACACCGCGCAGCGCGCGCGGCGTCTCGGCTCGTCGCTTCTGTCGGCTCGCGGCGTCTGCACCGGCCGCGGTGAGGGTGCGGATGGTGCGAGGGATGCCTACTCACCCGCCGCACCGCGAGGGCGAGGGGGGACGCGTCGGATGCGGCGGATGAGCGGGCGGCGAGACCCCGTCGACGCTTCGGGGGGAGCCGAAGGGCCGGGCGAAAGCGGGGCCGGCGTTCAGTCGTCGTTCTTGATCGTCACCAACCCCTGTGCATCGGCGAGGTTCACGCCGGGAGCGGGCTGAAGCCTGACGATGAAGTACTCGTCGGTCTCCTTGGCGGCGTCGCCGACGACGGTGAAGGTGATGGTTGCGGTCGTGGCGCCGGCCGCGAAGGTCACGACGCCGGAGGTCGCCCCCGTGACGTCGCTCCCCCACGTCACTCCGTTCGCGAGGAGCGTGTCGACGCTCCAGTTGATCGACTGGGCAGAGCCGGCCTGATCGCGGGTGACCGTGAGCGTGACGGTCTTCGTGGTGCCCGTCGCACCCTCGGTGACTGTCGCGTCCGAGATGCGCACCGCCGGGGCGGCCGCGGGCGAGCCGGTGTACTGCGAGTCGTCGGTGCGGAATCGGTAGTCGGCGGCGGATGCCGTCACCGCCGTCCCGAACACGAACAGGCCTTGTCTGCCGTCTGCCACGGGGGCGTTGAAGGCGAACGAGCCCAGGACCTGGCCGTTCACGCTGATGGTGACGACCGTCGCCTTCAGCACGACGTCGAGGACGTAGTCGACTCCGGCGGTGAGGGCCAGCGCGACGGCGAGGTCGATCGTGCGGCTGCCATGGGCCAGGTGCCCGATCACGACCCGCTGACCGGCGAGGTCGAGCCCCGCGAACTTGTAGTCGGTCGTGGAGTACCAGTCGAACATGATGCCGGTGACGCCCACCGCGCGCAGCGTCGCGGTGAGATCGACGTAGCTCGTCGGCTGCAGGAGCTGGACCCCCGTGTAGGAGGCGCCGCTCGTGGGGATGCCCAGGAGCGTCGTGGCGGTGGCCGAGGCATCCGTCGTGCCCTGCAGGCGACCGCCCGTGACCGCCCACGTGCCGGTGACGTCCTGCTTGGCGGCGACGGCCGTGCCCTCGAAGAACTCGGTGCGGTCGATCGTGATCTCCGGCGAGATCACCGTGAGCGTGATGTTGTCGAACAGACCCTTGGCCTGGTTCGACCCGAAGCCGGTCATGCCGCGGTTGAGCGCGACCTTGTCGGTGCCGATCATCCGCGGCGCGAAGGTGTAGCTGAAGGCGTTCGCTCCGTTGGCGGTGACCGTGACGACGAGGCCGTTGATCACGACATTGAGGTCGTAGAACGTGTTGGCCTTGACGCCGCCCGGCACGCTGCCCTGCGCGCGCACCCACCAGCCGGTCGCCGTGCGCTCGCCGATCACCATCTTGTTGGTCGACTGGTCGATGCCGGCGAACTTGAAGTCGGTGGGCGAGAAGTAGTCGAAGATGATGTACGCGTTGGCCTTCCAGCCGCCGGTCGGCTTGTCCATCGAGATGCGCGCCGCGAGCTCGTAGTACACCGTCTGGTACGCGTCGGAGTACCACACCGCCACCGCGTCGCCCTGCGAGCTGGCCGCCGTGACGCTCAGGATGCCCTGGCTGACCGTGAACGTGCCCGAGTCGGTCGAGAAGCCCTGGAGCGTGCCGTCGTTGAAGTCGGCTCCGCGGATGCTGTCGCGCTTGCCGCCCGGGATGTTGCCGGCCTGCGGGTCGGTCGGGCCGCCGGTCTGGGTCTGCCAGTAACCGTGGTCCTCCTGGCGAATGAGGCCGAGCTCGCCGAACGGCTCGCCGTTGCGCAGCGGGTCACTGCCCTCGTCGGTAGCGCGGGTGAGGTCGACGCCCTGGCTGCGGCTGAGCGCGTACAGGAACTCGGGCAGCTGCGGCTCGTTCTGGCGGCTCACCGTGCCGATGCCGAACGGCGCGAACGGCACGAGGTAGCTGTTGAACTCCCCGACCCAGTCGATGAGCCGGTCGCCCGCGGTGTTGCCGATGAGGATGTCGAGGCCGGCGCCGCCGTAGACGCGGTCCTGGAAGCTCGAGTTCACGCCGTCGGGCCGGTCGTTGAGCCACGTGTCGGTGGGCACGGGATCGGTGCACGTGCCGTTCGGCGTCTGGGTGACGCATCCCGAGTGCAGGTCGTCGTCGGCGTTCGACAGGTCGTTGCCCCAGCCGCCCCAGAGCGTGTCCTGACCCGTGCCGCCGACCTGCCAGTCGTTGCCGAGGTCGCCGAAGATCACGTCGTTGCCGTCGGTCGCCTGCGTGGTCTTCCACGCGGTGCACAGACCCTGGTTGTCGATCGCGATGCACGCGCCCTTGCCGTCGGCGCCGACGTAGTAGTTGCCCGTGAGGTCTTCGTTGTTGAGGAAGAACTGGTTCGGGAAGAGGGATGCCGCGGGGCTGCCCGTGCAGGTGTGGCCGCTGGGCGTCCACGAGGTGCAGCCCCACGTGTTGCCCGAGGCGTCGAAGCGGATCTCACGACGCGGGTCGTACTCGTCGTAGAGGAGGAACTCGCCCAGGCGCGTCTCGTTGTGGTGGTTGGCGTGCCACGGGTTGGTGTCGGCGCCGAAGTGCAGCACGTCGCCCGGGTTCCACGGGTGGGCGAAGTCGATGTACTCGAGGCCGATCGGGTTGCCCGCGGCGTCGAAGTGCTGCGCGAAGCCGCCGCTGGCGTAGCCCGGCTGGCCGGCGCCGATCGCCTCGGAGCCGCTGATCGCGTCGTCGCCGGCGCCGCCGTGGATCCAGTCGCTGCCGAGTCCGCCGAAGATGATGTCGTCGGAGTTGTTCGCGTCGTAGAGCGGCTGGTTCACGACCTTGTTGAGACCGGCGTTCACGTCGGGGCCGAGGTTGTAGACCGTGAGGTCGACCGACTTCAGCAGGGCGCCTGCCACGTTGATGACAGCCGTCTGCACCTGACCGGGCGTGTAGATGAACTCGTTCAGGACATTGCCATTGGAGTACTTCGTGTCGGGGTCGGTGGCCAGGAGTGCCAGGATGCCGAACAGCCGCTCGCTGTAGCAGGCGTTGCCCGAGTTGGCCGTGTTGTTGCTGCCCGTGCAGGCCGCGCCGGCGGCCGTCACACCGGTCGAGCTGTTGCGGCTCGTGAAGATGCGGCCGTCGTCGCCGAGGATTCCGTCGTCGCCGGTGCCGCCCGAGATCCAGTCGTTGCCCCAGCCGCCGATGATGTCGTCGTTCTGCCCGTCGCCGTAGATGACGTCGTGGTCGGCGCCGCCGTAGATCGTGTCGTCACCGGTCTCGCCGTGCACCTCGTCGCGTCCACCCGTCTGCCACGGCGTCGTGCCGCCGAGGAACGAGGTGTTGCGCCACGTGCCCGTGTCGGTGTTGAGGACGAACGAGCAGATCGGCTGCGTGGGTGATCCGTTGCAGTCGGCGCCGGGGCCGCCGAGGCCGAAGTTCTGCGGCAGGTAGTCAGGGCCGCCGACCGTGTAGTCGAGGAGCGTGACGCCGCGGACGACGAGGCGCTGCGTGCCGGGCGTGCCATACGTGTCGTAGACGAAGGTCACATAGGGGGTCGCGTTCGCGATCGGCGGGACTCCTGCGGTCCCGGCCGTCGCGGTGCCTCCGTCGAGGTGGTTGATGCCCACGATGCGGATGATGCGGCCGTTGTCGCCGACGATCGTGTCGGCGTCGCGGGCGTCGAGGTCGGCCGTGACCGTCTGCGTCAGCGCCGTCTGGCCGGTGACCGTGCCGAGAGTCGCCGAGCCGTCCGTTCCGAAGCTCTGGTCGTTGATGCCCGCGCGCTGGCCCGAGCCGCCGAAGATGATGTCGGCGCCGCGGTCGTGACCCGGCTGGTAGTTGTAGGCCGGGTTGACGAGTCCGTCGGGGCGCTGGTCGACATTGACGAGGCTGAAGAAGTCGCTCGAGCCGCCGACGATGTCGTCCTGGCCGAGGCCGCCGAAGATGACGTCGTTGCCGGCGTTGCCCTCGAGGTAGTCCTGCCCGTCGGTCGGCAGTTCGACCGCTGCGACGATCACGAGGATGCCGGTGTAGTCGCAGGTCATCGCTCCCGCGGCGCCGGTGCAGCCGGCGGGTGTGCGGGAGGCGCCGACGTGGAACGTGGCCGTGGCGGTGCTGATCGAGTTCGTGCCCGTGATGACCGGGTGCTGGTCGATCCAGCGGGCGTACGCCCGGTCGATCTCACCGTCGCCCTGGATGACGTCGTCGCCCAGCTGGCCGAAGACGAGGTCGTTGGCCTGGCCGCCCGCGAGGTAGTCGTTGCCCCACGTGCCGGCCCACTTGGTGCCGGTGTCCGACGCGAGGTCGTGATACAGGTTCACGACGTCGTACTCTGCCCACCACGGTGCGCCGTCGGGGTCGCGGAACGGCTGTGCGACACCGTCCACGAGCAGGACGCCCGAGTTGTTCTCCGTCGGAACGGGGGCGCCGTTGCAGAGGTTGGCGAGGTTTGCGGCGCCTTGCGTCATGTCGCTGCGGCTGTACAGCAGCGTTCCGCAGAGGGCCTGGAACCGGCCGTTCGTCCAGTCGCCCGGCGTGCGGCTGAACCACACCGCGTCACCGAAGACGATGTCATCGGCCTCGTCGCCGTCGGCCATGTCGTTGCCCGCGCCGCCGATCAGCACGTCGCGTCCGAGTCCGCCGAAGATGACGTCGTCGCCACCCTTGTCGAGGTTGACGCTGCGGATCGCGATGATCGTCGAGAGCGCCGTGGTCTGGATCTTCTGGGGCTTCGCGCTCGGCTCGTTCGGGTCTGCGACGTCCTGATCGATCGCACCGTGGTCGCCGAAGATGATGTCGTCGTAGGCGCTGTCGGGTGCGGCGCCGACGTTGACCGCGAACGACCCGAGACCGAGCCCCTTGGCGCCCTCGCCGTAGATGAGGTCGGAGCCGGCGACGAGGAGATCGTCGACGATGCCCGGGATGCCGCCCGCGACCGGGATGATCGTCGTGCCGTTCGAGATGACGCCGGCGCCGGTGACCGACGGCAGCGGACTGCGGTTGACCGTTGCGATGTCGAGCGCGCGGGTCAGGATGTTGACGTTGATGCCCGAGTCGCCATAGATCGCGTCCACACCGCGCTGGCCCCGGATCTCGTCGTCTCCCGAGCCGCCGGCGAGGTGGTCGCCCGCCTGGCTGCCGATGATGAGGTCGTCGCCGAGTCCGCCGTAGGCCGTGATGCCGACGGTCGGGAGGCTTCCCGGCGCGAGCTCGGCGAACAGGCCGGAGGCGTCGATGATGTCGTTGCCGCTGTAGTCGAACGGGTTGGCGAGGCCGAAGACCCACTCGTCGTCCTCGTTGTCGCCGTCGGGGATGTGCGTGAAGGGGTCGAACGGCTTCGGGCCGAACTCCATGCCCAGGTTGTCGCCGGGGTGGCCGGAGTACCAGATGCCGTCCTGCGACGTGTCGCCGTACACGACGAGCGGCGAGTTCGGGCCGGCGGTGTGCGTCTGGTCGCACGTCACCGGGTCGTCGACGAGGCCGTCGGACTGGCCGGCGATCTTGAACAGCATCGTCGATCGGTTGCAGACGGTGATGATGTCGCCGCCGATCATGGTGGCGCTCGCCTGGCGGAACTCGTCCCACGCGGTGAGGGTCAGGCTGACGGCATCCCACACCGCCACACCGGCGGCGTTCAGGTGCATGCTCGGCGCCCACGCGGTGTTGGCGAAGAACATCTCGCGCTCGTCGCTCGAGAAGCCGGAGACTGTGAACGATCCGGCGAAGCCGCTGATGTGCACCTGCATGCCGAGCTTGTAGCCCGCCGTCTTCCAGCTGGCTCCGTCGGTGCGGACGACGCTGGACGTCTTGACGTAGACGGCGGTCGTGACCTCGATCTTGACAGGCTGTGCGGCGCGCACGTCGGTGAGCACGTTGGTGCCGAGCGGGATGGCGACGGCGCCCGCGACCGAGGCATCCGGACCGCCGAGGATCATCACCGAGCCGATGCCGCAGCCCGGGAAGGGGTCGTTGATCAGGCACGGCGCGTCGGCGAAGCCGAGGATCATGCGCGTGAAGTTCTCGCCCGCGAGCTGGATGTGCTGGAAGGCGTGCAGGTAGGGGTCGCCGGCATAGTAGCCGCTGCCGGGCAGCAGTCCGTTGAACGCCCAGTTGAGTCCGTCGCGACGGGTCAGAGTGAGCTTCGCGACGCCGAGCGAGGCGACCTGGCTGGCCTGGGCGGGAGTGGGCAGTGCCCGGTCCATTTCGAAGACCGTCTGGATCGGGGCGTTGCCGCCGCCGTGCACCGTCGTGAGGCCGCCGTGCGGGCCGGGGACGAAGACGGACGACGTGCTCGTGAAGGGCGGCGGGATCTTGTCGCCGCGTTGCAGCGTGAGGGTCTTGCCGTCGGCGGAGATCGCCATGAGGCGCCAGCTGCCGGTGAGGCCGTCCATCATGACGAGCTGTCCGACCACGAAGCCGTCGACCGCCCAGCTGCCGGTGGCGCGAGTGACGGTGCCGCCGTCTGCGCCGATCGAGGTGACGGTGATCGCGCCCGTCGCGTTGCCCGCCGCGACGCCGCCCTTGACCACGACGTCGGCGGCCGTGATCGTGCGCAGTGCCGAGCCGGTGACAGGCGCACCCGAGACCAGCACGAGGTAGACGATCGTGTTGTCGGTCGTGTCCTCCGGGTGGTCGTCGCCGAAGCCGACGATCTTGAACTGCGCTCCCCCGGTCATCGTGATCGTCTGGCCGACCAGGAAGCCCTGCGCCTTCCAGTCGAACGGCGTCGAGCGGGTGAGCCGGTACGTCGAGCCGAACGGTCCGGCGACCTGCGTGAGCGTGACCGTGCCGATGAGCTTGACCGGCACGTCGGGCTGCAGGGTGCCCTGGATGTCGAAGCGGTCGTTTCCGGAGCCGAGGAAGAGGTTCACGACCTCGATCGTCGACACCGCGGTGTCGGGCTGGTACTTCCCGTCGACGAACGAGATGGAGCCGAAGCTGATGCCGCCGGGGAAGATCTGCGGCTCGCCGAACGTCTCACCCTGCGAGCCGCCGTACGAGGCGCCGAAGTCGAGGTCCTTCGCCATGCCGAGACCACGGATGGTCGTCGAGGTCATGACGCCCCAGTTGTTCGCCACGCTGCCGTCGCCGTAGACGTTCAGAATGTCGATCTGCTTCGACTCCGGCGCCTGCGCGGCGATGCCGAAGAGCGGTCCGTCCTGCTCGCCGGGGAGCTTGAGTCCGAGCTCGAGCGACCGGTCGGCGCCCGTCACGCCGCCCTCAACCGCAAGCGGGCCGCGAAGGCGGGTCAGCAGGTGCTGCGAGGCCGGGAAGATCTTGACGCCCGTGCGGGTGATCGGCTGGTAGTAGCCGAGGTCGGCGCGCAGCAAGACAGCCTGGTCGGTCATCCAGTTGAGCGTCGTGAAGGTGGCCTGCGCCGCGATGCGCGTCACGGTGAACGTCGAGCCCACGAGCGCCGAGAAGTCGTCGTACGAGACGGGACGGAACTCGAGGTCGGTGTCGTGCGTCGCGTTCGTGCCGCGGATGTTCTGGATCTTGGCGCGCACGCAGTGGTTCGCGCTGTCGCACACCTCGACCCACTGGCCCTCGAGGAAGCCGTCCGCGAGCCAGCCGCCGCCCGGACGCGTGAGGCGGTAGTGGCTGAGGAGGTCGTCGCCCGTCGCTGTCGCGACGCTCGCACCCGTGCCGCTCCACAGGCCCTGCCGCGTGAGGACGTTGATGGAGGTCCCGGTAACCGTCGGACCAGAGCAGGCGAGCGGAGTCGACACCGTGAAGGACTTGCCGTCGAGGGCGACCGACTGCACCGTGTAGGTGCCGGTGCAGGCGGCGAACTGGAGACGCTGGCCGATGGCGATGCCGTCGTCGAGGAAGCTGCCCGTGTCGCTGCCGTTGGCCCGGGTGACGGTGCTGCCGGAGAAGGTCAGGTTGCCGAGGAAGACCCGCGACGGGATGTCGCCGCCGATCTTGACGTACTGGCTCGGGCTGACCGCGACGCCGCCGATCGAGACCACGTCGACGAGACCGTCGGGCGTGATCACGACGTGCACGTCGCCCGACGGGGCGGTCGTGAGGCGGATCGTGTAGCCGTCGGTCGTGCCGGGCGTCGTGCACGCGGCGTTGCCGCACTTCACGACGACCGTGTCGGTGCCGGTCGGGATCGTGACGACCTGAGCGGTCTCGTCGTCGTAGACGAGCACATCGGCGCGCTGGTCGCCGGAACGCAGGTTCGGGAACTTGTAGCTCGACGTGATGACGCCGGCCTGACCGAACGAGATGACGGCGGTCGTCGGATCGCCCGGGTCGGGGTTGCTGCGCGCCTGCACCGTGAGGCGGACCGGGGTGTTCCAGTTCGAGTGGTCGAAGGTGAGCTCGTAGTGGATGCCGCCGTCGGCGTCGTGCACGAGCGTCCAGCGGCCGCCCACCGCGGGCGTGAGGATCTGGAGCAGGCGCTGGGAGTCGGCATCCATCGAGATCTTGACGGTCACAACGAGACCGCAGCCGGGGTTCGCGGCGGGGCAGGGGTCCTTCGCGAGCTGCACGAGCATGTCGTCGGTGCGCTGCGTCGTCGCCGAGCCCTCGATCACGACGCCGCGGTCGTCCACGGTGCTCGTGCCGGGCTCGACCTGCGTCACGTAGATGCCCGGGGTGTCGTTGTCGTACACCTTCACGTTCACCTGGCGGACGATCGCGCCGTTGAACCGGGCGTCCGCCGAGATCACGGAGTGCTGCACGACAACCGTGCGATCGCCCTCGGAACGGTCGTCGTCGACGGCGCGGACATACACGCGCTGCGGCGAGTTCCAGTTGCCGGCGTTGAAGGTGAGGACGACGGCGCGTCCGGCCTCGTCGATGACGACGCCGTTGCGGATGTAGTGGCGCTGGAACTGCGCGATCGTCGAGCACTCGCCGGCGACGACAGGGCCGGTGGCGATGCAGAGCCAGATCGTGTCGCCGATGCCGTCGGTGAGTCCGAAGCCCGTCGGGTTGTGCAGCGACCCGTCAGCCTCCTGCGAGGGAGAGTTCGCCGCGGACACGGTCACGTACACGTCGGCCGTGGGCGCCTTGCTGAGCTCGACAGTATAGAAGGCGGTCTCGCGGATCGGGCCCGTCGTCGTGCCTTCGCGCACGCTCGTCGAGCTGCCCTGCTCCTTGATCACGACGACGCCCACGTCAGGCGTGGCGAGGTTGTACGGGATGCCGTCGACGACGGTGCCGTTGTAGCGCGGGTCGTTCGACAGGACGATGTGGTCGACGGCGCCGGAGATGCCCTCGAGCTCGCGCGTGACGATGTCGCTCGTGACGTCGCCTGCCACCGAGATGAGATCGGAGCCGAGACCGCCGATGACCCGGTAGGCCACGCCGTAGGCGGTGGAGAGGACGAAGAACTGGTCGTCGCCCTCGAGACCGTCGATCTCGAGGACCTCGACGGTGGAGTACTTGACGGCGAGGCCGGCGCCGTAGATCGCCTTGTCGGTGATGGCGAAGTCGTCGGCGAACTCGGTGCCGAGCACGACGAGCTTGTCGAAGCCCGTGCCGCCGTCGACGTTGACCGGGGCGTTGACGTTGTACTGCACCTCGTCCTCGCCGCCGCCGGCGCGGATGTCGAGCGGACGGCTCGTCGAGAAGCCCGAGCCGATGATCGGCACCGCGACGCCGTTGGCGTCGAGCGGGATGACGTCGTCGCCCCACTTCGTGTTGTCGAGGTCGACGTTGCTGCCGGCGTCGTGGTTGTACGTGATGTGCGCGTCGGCGTTGTTGCAGACGCCGTCGCCGTTGCGGTCGTAGCGGGTGTAGCCCGAGACCACAGTGCCGCCACGCGTCGTGTAGGTGCCGATGACGCACGAGCCGAACGGAGCCGTCGTCGGGAAGACGCCGCCCGCGGGCCGGAAGTCGACGTCGTCGAGGCCGCAGCCCGCGATGCTGTCGGCATTCGTGTCGCAGACCGCGGCGAGGGCGAAGGCCCGCACGATGAACAGGTCGTTGTCGTCGTCGCCGTTCAGCTGCACCTCGGCCTGGTTCGAGTAGACGATGAACCGGTCGTTGCCCGTGCCGCCCGTCGCGAGCAGCGGTGCGTGGGTGCCGGGGCTCAGCCAGCCGCGCGTCGTCGCGACGAGCGACGGGAAGGTGTCTGCCGGGAGCAGCGCTCCGCCGTCGGGCGCCGGGTCGCTGTCGCGCTGGGTGCCGAAGATCTGGCCGATCTGGAACGAGTCGTTGCCCGCACCGCCGTCGAGCGTCATCGTCGCCTGCGTGTCGTCGACATAGAACGCGTCGTTGCCGCCGAGGCCGAAGACCGTGATGCGTCCGTTGAGCGCGCGGTCGTAATTGATGCGCTGAACGGCGGGGCTCGGCTCGTTGCCGGCGATGCGGTCACGGTAGAGGCCGACACCGCCGTCGAGGTTGTTGTTGCCGGCGAGGAGCGCGATGAACGCGGGGTGGTCGGCCTGCGGTTCGGTCGGCGACCCGCAGACGGCCGGCACGCCCGAGACCGTGAACGGCGACTCGTTGTCGATGCAGGTCAGCGCACGCATGAGCCAGATGTCGTCAGCTCCGCCGTTCGCGCCGTTGAACGGAGCGTCGGCCGCGAGGTTCGGGTTGCTGTCGTAGCCGTACACGTTCAGCTCGTCCACGCCCTGGTTCGCGGGTCCCGAGTCGAGCACGTTGATGACGTAGTTGCGGGTGCTTCCGTGGCTGCCGTTGGTGTAGACCGCGTAGTGGTCGGTCTCGCCCTGGCCGTCGAGGTTGAGCGTGTGGCCCGCGCCGGTGCCGGTCTGCAGGCCCGTCGGGGTCGTCACGACGTTCATCGATTGCAGGTACCAGACGGTGATCTGGTCCTCGCCGTCTGCGGTGTTGGACGTCGGCGTCGCGTTGCCGTGCACCGTCGTCTTGGAGCCGAGGAAGATGTAGCCCGCGCTCCCCCACGTGGTCTTCGTGCCCGGCTGCGAGTGGTCGAGGCCGGACGGGTCGCCGAGCTGGATAACGTCGGTCTCGTCGCTGCCCCAGACGTTCGTCTGCGGCGCGCTGCTCGCGTTCGCCGTCGACGGCGTGCAGACGCCCATGGGGTCGTCGCCGTTCAGGGCGTGGTTCGCCGAGACGACGCAGCCCGAGACGATCTTGCCGCGGAGGATCATCGAGGTGCCGTACTCGCTGAGGGGCGTCCCCTCGAGTCCGAAGCTCGCGCCGATCGTCTGGAAGAAGTCGCCACGGATGTCGATGGTCTGCGCCGCGAGGATCTGGCTGTTCTGGTGCAGCGTCACGTCGTCGCCGACGCGGAGCTCGACGCTGCCCATCTCGGCGAAGATCGTGCCGTTGGGGATGAGCCGCGGAGCGTCGGCGTCGTTCTGGGGGCCGCGGTTCGCGGATTCGGCGAACCGGGCGGAGCCGCTCGCGATGAGGTAGAGGTCCTCGTCGAGGTCGGCGGTCTCGCGGACGGTGAGGCGCACGTTGCCGGTGAGCGAGTGCGCGAGCACGAGCCGCAGGTAGGAGTCGGTCTCGGTGTAGTAGATGCCGCCCGTAGCCTCGAGGCCGACATCGTCGCCGGCCGCGGCGAGCGCGGGATCGGATGCCCCGGTGGCGGGGTTGTTGCCGCAGTTCAGGTAGGTGCAGCCGAACGGGGGCGCGCGGCCGGAGTCGACCATGACGTCCTTCGACTGCAGGCCGATCGAGCCGCCGTTGGCGTCCATGTCGACGGAGTCGCCGCGCACGTTGTCCTCGTCGGCGTTGGTCTTGGCGTTCAGGATGCTGCCGCCCGTCGTGCGCAGCGACACGTTGCCCGTCGCGGTCGACGTCGACCCCGCCGTGTAGATCTCCCACAGCGGCATGTCGCCCGTGAGCTCGTCGAGGTAGATGCCGGCGGTGAGCGCGTCGTCGGACGCCGTGTCGTAGGCCTTCAGCACGCCGTCGCCGGACTGCCATGCTCCCGTCCCGCGAAGGACGGCGGTGTTGATCTCGAGGAAGTCCGTCGGAAGTCCGATGCCGCCGATGCCGCCCGCCTCGCCGGCGTACATCGTGATGTTGACAGCCGTCACATCGATCGTGTCCTTGCCGTCGGCATCCAGGATCCTGGCGGGCGAGTGCAGGATGACGTCGC
This genomic interval carries:
- a CDS encoding YhgE/Pip family protein; the encoded protein is MSLPIERARSRRPITWLTLIGVLLLPVVIGGILVAALYNPAERLDSINAAIVNDDEPVTINDQMVPLGRQLTAGLVKGSDDVDSNLTWTLSNADDAADGLADGTYDAVVTIPKNFSAAATSTQPGETPEQATIQVKTAPDSLVVDDAITAQVTQAAAALMGQQLSQVYLENVFLGFTTLGDKLGDAATGAQQLADGAQQAADGAAQLPSGATQLADGAGSLSSGATQLASGLDQIATGIGSAAGGAREIAGGIDQAAAGVQNQQLKDAANASASYAGTTATQTADVAKQVGGVAQSAGALAQTMGGLAQTCLASGASQAYCDQVGAAAASAGTLAQSAGGAAQAAVTAATSAGYANGYAAPTASGIAELMDKTSAGLTQLADGTRGLADGLDKLQSGTAQSADGARKLASGASQLSGGGDQLATGAQSLADGVAQLATGTSQLASGLDTAVAQIPSYTDAEAKSLADVVSDPVAAKGTGDSLFGASAIPLLATAALWFGGLATFVALQAVSRRALASRAPSAALAFRAFLPAAAIGALQGLLVAGVVQIAASYDWGTWSVFAALCVVAGVAFAAVNQALVAVFGGAGRWIAALIGAFLIATGVVSTVPAVLASIASILPTAPAYNGMVSALTSTSGVGAGFAGLIIWAVLAFIATVLAVVRRRTISARALIEPAVATA